The following proteins come from a genomic window of Pirellulales bacterium:
- a CDS encoding AAA family ATPase, translating into MPLHRFPIVVWQDAQNFFTALTVDSVFDDAPAATAPTANRACDELKDYLAWLYQREPWRGSSNLVDVELREFIAAVRPEYQSDGRVYAGNEPFPLRVPCVTAHHAGGPHFAALPTLGFHFYYHDASALAELVGEYAQQQLKGSSPRELARVLPPGRITLDEIVIRVKDRSRRLKPDADLPGLGAVAEPLDDRAARRRFARAWLRESEAAALARQLTASRVNLLLVGPTGVGKTMLLAEAARQLDRNASQPAAATGDAGDERDNERLTFWLSSAGRLIAGMQYLGQWEARCQQIVEELSGASGVLCVENLLDLALAGGDGPGDGIAMFFLPYLERGELRLVGEATAGELTALRRLLPGLIDLFQIVSVEPLDRPRALAVLDRQAVARRQQSGVTVADGAAAVVYDLFRRFAPYETFPGQTVRFFDDLLDQTQRKHRPQASAADAIAAFVRRTGLPEPLLRDDLPLAFDDVLSGFRREIVGQDAACRAAAQLVVAFKAGLNDPHRPLGVLLFSGPTGVGKTQLAKTLCRYLFEHGEKQDRLVRLDMSEYGGFDAAQRLLGRPNGPPSELVKRVRQQPFVVVLLDEIEKASPEVFDVLLGLFDEGRLTDAYGRTTNFRSTIIIMTSNLGGES; encoded by the coding sequence ATGCCGCTCCATCGTTTCCCCATCGTCGTCTGGCAAGACGCTCAGAACTTTTTTACCGCCCTGACGGTCGACAGCGTGTTCGACGACGCGCCGGCGGCGACGGCGCCGACCGCCAACCGCGCCTGCGACGAGTTGAAAGACTATTTGGCCTGGCTCTATCAACGTGAGCCCTGGCGCGGATCGTCCAACCTGGTCGACGTTGAACTGCGGGAGTTCATCGCCGCCGTGCGGCCCGAATACCAATCGGACGGGCGCGTTTATGCCGGCAACGAGCCATTTCCGTTGCGCGTTCCGTGCGTGACCGCACATCACGCCGGCGGTCCCCATTTCGCGGCGTTGCCGACGCTTGGCTTCCACTTTTACTATCACGACGCCTCGGCCCTGGCAGAACTTGTGGGTGAATACGCTCAGCAGCAGCTTAAAGGATCGTCGCCGCGCGAGCTGGCGCGCGTCTTGCCGCCGGGCCGGATCACGCTCGACGAGATCGTGATCCGCGTGAAGGACCGGTCGCGGCGGCTGAAGCCCGATGCCGATTTGCCGGGGCTGGGCGCGGTCGCCGAGCCGCTTGACGACCGCGCTGCGCGGCGGCGGTTCGCGCGCGCCTGGCTCCGTGAAAGTGAAGCCGCCGCGCTTGCCCGGCAGCTTACCGCTTCGCGGGTCAATCTACTCCTGGTCGGTCCCACCGGCGTCGGCAAGACAATGCTGTTGGCCGAGGCCGCCCGCCAGCTCGATCGCAACGCTTCGCAGCCCGCCGCTGCTACAGGCGATGCGGGCGACGAACGCGACAACGAGCGGCTGACGTTTTGGCTAAGCAGCGCAGGCCGATTAATCGCGGGCATGCAATATCTGGGACAATGGGAAGCACGCTGCCAGCAGATCGTCGAAGAGCTGAGCGGGGCCAGCGGCGTGCTATGTGTCGAAAACCTGCTTGATCTGGCGCTGGCCGGTGGTGATGGGCCGGGCGACGGCATCGCCATGTTTTTCCTGCCGTACCTCGAACGCGGCGAGCTGCGGCTGGTCGGCGAGGCCACCGCCGGCGAACTGACGGCGCTACGGCGGTTGTTGCCCGGCTTGATCGACCTGTTCCAGATCGTGTCGGTCGAACCGCTCGACCGGCCCCGCGCGCTGGCCGTGCTCGACCGGCAGGCCGTCGCCCGTCGGCAGCAGTCGGGCGTGACGGTGGCCGACGGCGCTGCGGCCGTGGTCTATGATCTTTTCCGGCGGTTCGCGCCCTACGAGACCTTTCCCGGACAGACGGTCCGGTTCTTCGACGACTTGCTCGACCAAACCCAGCGAAAGCATCGCCCGCAAGCGAGCGCCGCCGACGCGATTGCCGCCTTCGTCCGCCGCACTGGCTTGCCGGAGCCGTTGCTGCGCGACGACCTGCCGCTGGCCTTCGACGACGTGCTGAGCGGTTTTCGGCGCGAGATCGTTGGCCAAGACGCGGCCTGCCGGGCAGCAGCCCAATTGGTCGTGGCTTTCAAGGCCGGACTGAACGATCCGCACCGGCCGCTGGGCGTGCTCTTGTTCTCCGGACCCACCGGCGTGGGCAAGACGCAGCTTGCCAAAACGCTTTGCCGTTATCTCTTCGAGCATGGCGAAAAGCAGGACCGGCTGGTGCGGCTCGACATGAGCGAGTACGGCGGTTTCGATGCGGCCCAACGGCTGCTCGGCCGGCCGAACGGCCCGCCCAGCGAACTGGTGAAGCGCGTGCGTCAGCAGCCGTTCGTGGTGGTGCTGCTCGACGAGATCGAAAAGGCGTCGCCGGAAGTGTTCGACGTATTGCTCGGCCTGTTCGACGAAGGCCGCCTGACCGACGCCTACGGCCGCACGACGAACTTCCGCAGCACGATCATCATCATGACGTCGAACTTGGGCGGCGAGTCGTAG
- a CDS encoding glycosyltransferase family 39 protein, which translates to MLLAANDKRANRENRSSTASLLAAAAILVHCVLVAWISSRNAPVSDEAAHLAAGLHTLASGDFDLYAVNPPLVRLVASAPAYFLGAKAGVNPPPRGHGDRRRREWSAGVGLVRDNASDAQLFFALGRLVCLPFSVLGAVCCYHWASEMYASRAGLVSVILWCFSPNIMAWSATICPDAAAASAGVAAAYAFWRWLARPDCCRALLAGVALGLALLTKMTWVVLLAILPAMWAGLAIREGRSGLSGARRAALQLILVLGAGLAALNAGYAFDGSFTRLGQFTFVSRVLAGADSPADGGAGGNRFCGSWLGLLPVPVPRDYLLGMDIQKLDFEAGLESYLCGKWSQRGWWYYYLVCASLKIPLGTCILLLLALCSRLRSCFRRSGWRCRRNMAKKEDYAPRRYRRVGEALILVTVVAILALVSSQTGVNRHFRYMLPAMPFLFIAIGGSAPPRRAPHEMRHRIFISLLLLSLVSGLGVWPHSMSYFNELAGGPLRGHRYLVDSNIDWGQDILYLERWCSRNPSIDVLYTLFRNSYASELFHDAHIKRLGGSGADIRLVSLDLGHDLLTREGPLVGWYAASIHRLCEPACRHAYLLDLEPYARVGYSVWIWHVTSADADKIKSLLARRAASF; encoded by the coding sequence GTGCTGCTTGCGGCCAACGACAAGCGTGCAAATCGCGAAAACCGTAGTAGTACAGCGAGCTTGCTCGCAGCCGCGGCAATCCTGGTCCATTGTGTTCTGGTCGCCTGGATCTCCTCAAGAAACGCGCCGGTCTCCGATGAGGCCGCGCATCTTGCGGCCGGCCTGCATACGCTGGCGTCCGGGGATTTTGACCTATACGCGGTTAACCCGCCACTTGTGCGGCTCGTCGCGTCGGCACCTGCCTATTTTTTGGGAGCGAAGGCGGGCGTGAACCCACCGCCCCGTGGCCACGGCGACCGGCGGCGACGAGAGTGGAGCGCCGGCGTTGGTCTGGTGCGTGACAATGCTTCCGACGCGCAGCTTTTTTTCGCCCTGGGGCGGCTCGTCTGTCTGCCGTTCAGCGTGCTCGGTGCCGTTTGCTGCTACCACTGGGCAAGCGAAATGTACGCGAGCCGTGCGGGCTTGGTTTCCGTTATCCTTTGGTGTTTTTCGCCGAACATAATGGCCTGGTCCGCAACAATCTGCCCCGATGCCGCTGCTGCTAGCGCAGGTGTCGCTGCGGCTTACGCCTTTTGGCGATGGCTTGCGCGTCCCGATTGCTGTCGTGCGCTGCTCGCAGGGGTTGCGCTGGGCCTCGCGCTGCTGACAAAGATGACCTGGGTTGTCCTCCTGGCCATCTTGCCTGCGATGTGGGCGGGCTTGGCCATTCGCGAAGGACGGTCGGGCCTGAGCGGAGCTCGCCGCGCGGCGCTGCAACTTATTCTGGTGCTTGGCGCCGGTCTCGCCGCCTTAAACGCCGGTTACGCTTTCGACGGGTCCTTTACTCGCCTGGGTCAGTTTACATTCGTCTCGCGCGTATTGGCCGGGGCCGATTCTCCGGCTGACGGCGGCGCCGGCGGCAACCGCTTTTGCGGCAGTTGGCTCGGCCTGCTGCCAGTTCCGGTTCCGCGCGACTACTTACTCGGCATGGACATCCAGAAGCTCGACTTCGAGGCGGGCTTGGAGTCCTATCTCTGCGGCAAATGGTCTCAGCGCGGCTGGTGGTATTATTACCTCGTTTGCGCATCTCTGAAGATCCCCCTCGGAACATGCATTTTGTTGCTCCTAGCGCTTTGCTCGCGCCTCCGCAGTTGCTTCCGGCGGTCAGGATGGCGCTGTCGGCGGAATATGGCCAAGAAGGAAGACTATGCGCCTCGGCGCTACCGGCGTGTGGGTGAAGCACTCATCTTGGTCACAGTCGTGGCGATTTTGGCATTGGTGAGCTCGCAAACGGGCGTAAATCGCCACTTTCGCTACATGTTGCCCGCGATGCCTTTCCTCTTCATCGCGATTGGCGGCTCAGCGCCACCTCGTCGCGCCCCGCACGAGATGAGGCACCGAATCTTTATTTCCCTGCTGCTTTTGTCATTGGTGAGCGGCCTGGGCGTCTGGCCGCACTCGATGTCATATTTCAACGAGCTTGCGGGCGGACCTCTGCGTGGGCACCGTTATCTAGTCGACTCGAACATTGACTGGGGGCAGGATATCCTTTATCTTGAGCGGTGGTGCTCCCGAAACCCGAGTATCGACGTGCTTTATACGCTGTTTCGCAACTCCTACGCTTCGGAGCTTTTCCACGATGCGCATATTAAGAGGCTCGGGGGCTCGGGCGCCGACATCCGGCTCGTCAGCCTCGATCTGGGTCATGACCTCCTCACGCGCGAGGGGCCGCTCGTCGGTTGGTATGCGGCTAGCATACATCGGCTCTGCGAGCCCGCCTGCCGCCACGCTTACCTTTTGGACCTTGAACCGTATGCGAGGGTTGGATACTCCGTTTGGATTTGGCACGTAACGAGCGCGGATGCAGATAAAATAAAGAGTCTCCTTGCGCGGCGTGCCGCCTCCTTTTGA